The following proteins are encoded in a genomic region of Chaetodon auriga isolate fChaAug3 chromosome 8, fChaAug3.hap1, whole genome shotgun sequence:
- the rhbg gene encoding ammonium transporter Rh type B: MTDAATNMRLKLPVTCFILEIILIILFGTLVQYDYETDAKKWHNTTHHDYENDFYYRYPSFQDVHVMIFIGFGFLMTFLQRYGFSSVGFNFLIAAFALQWATLMQGFFHGMHGGTIHIGVESMINADFCTGSVLISFGAVLGKTSPVQLLIMAMFEVTLFAVNEFILLSLLGAKDAGGSMTIHTFGAYFGLMVTRILYRPTLDKSKHRNCSVYHSDLFAMIGTIYLWMFWPSFNSAITAHGDDQHRTAMNTYYSLAACTLSTYGMSALTAHDGKLDMVHIQNAALAGGVAAGTAGEMMLTPFGSMIVGFLAGIISVLGFKYLSPILEEKLKIQDTCGVHNLHGMPGILGAIVGAVTAAVATKDVYGDGMNDVFPDVASGSIAASYQGGLQAISLAVTLGIALLGGLIVGFILKLPIFGAPPDTICFEDSIYWEVPGDEAGHEGQLTTVRTEESEKLNS, translated from the exons atgacagacGCGGCAACCAACATGCGGCTGAAGCTGCCGGTCACCTGCTTCATCCTGGagatcatcctcatcatcctcttcgGCACGCTGGTGCAGTACGACTATGAGACGGATGCAAAGAAGTGGCATAACACAACTCACCATGACTATGAGAACGACTTCTACTACCGCTACCCAA GTTTCCAGGATGTGCACGTGATGATCTTCATCGGTTTCGGCTTCCTCATGACCTTCCTGCAGCGCTACGGCTTCAGCAGCGTGGGCTTCAACTTCCTGATCGCAGCCTTCGCCCTGCAGTGGGCCACGCTCATGCAGGGCTTCTTCCACGGTATGCATGGAGGCACGATCCACATCGGGGTGGAGAG CATGATCAACGCTGACTTCTGCACCGGCTCTGTGCTCATCTCATTCGGAGCCGTTCTGGGTAAAACCAGCCCCGTCCAGCTGCTCATCATGGCCATGTTCGAGGTCACGCTGTTTGCTGTCAATGAGTTCATCCTGCTGAGTCTTCTGGGG GCGAAGGACGCCGGAGGCTCCATGACCATCCACACGTTTGGAGCCTACTTTGGCCTCATGGTGACCCGGATCCTCTACCGGCCGACGCTGGATAAGAGCAAACACAGGAACTGCTCAGTGTACCACTCTGACCTGTTCGCCATGATCG GTACCATCTACCTGTGGATGTTCTGGCCCAGCTTCAACTCTGCCATCACGGCTCACGGAGACGACCAGCACCGCACAGCCATGAACACCTACTACTCCCTGGCAGCCTGCACTCTGTCCACCTACGGCATGTCCGCCCTCACGGCACACGACGGCAAGCTGGACATG GTCCACATCCAAAATGCTGCTCTGGCCGGTGGAGTCGCAGCGGGAACAGCTGGTGAAATGATGCTGACACCTTTCGGCTCCATGATTGTCGGTTTCTTGGCCGGCATCATCTCTGTTCTGGGCTTCAAGTACCTCTCA cccatcctggaggagaaactgaagaTCCAGGACACCTGCGGCGTTCACAACCTGCACGGCATGCCCGGCATCCTGGGCGCTATTGTGGGAGCGGTGACTGCTGCAGTGGCAACCAAAGACGTTTATGGAGACGG aatgAATGACGTGTTCCCGGATGTGGCAAGCGGAAGCATTGCAGCGTCTTACCAGGGCGGTCTTCAGGCCATTTCCCTCGCTGTGACCCTCGGCATCGCCCTGCTGGGAGGGCTTATTGTCG GTTTCATTTTGAAGCTGCCGATCTTCGGTGCTCCTCCTGACACCATCTGCTTTGAGGACAGCATCTACTGGGAG GTGCCCGGAGACGAGGCGGGTCATGAGGGTCAGCTGACCactgtgaggacagaggagtcAGAGAAGCTCAAcagttag